From a region of the Triticum aestivum cultivar Chinese Spring chromosome 7D, IWGSC CS RefSeq v2.1, whole genome shotgun sequence genome:
- the LOC123167124 gene encoding circumsporozoite protein-like, with the protein MGSRYEVEVTVGAARDLKNVNWRNGDLKPYAVLWIDAGARCSTRVDLDSNENPAWDEKVVVPLPPASRLQDAVLYLDVVHANAAEGVKPLVGSARLPLRDVVDDAGVGGKVSRNLKLKRPSGRPQGKLDVRVAVKEPARYYESNPGAYPAPAGYGSSQPSGPYGGGSSRDAYGGYGAGAGAYGAAAAPGGYGAYAVAAPPSGYPGYASTAQAPQAAAPYGSAPPPYGAAPPTQGAGAYGSSAPAYGEAQPAQAAGYGSAAPAYGTTGVPLDQSGGKKKKGMGMAGGLAVGAAAGVLGGLALAGGASYVEHKIEDRVTERVEEDMYGGDY; encoded by the coding sequence ATGGGTTCGCGGTACGAGGTGGAGGTGACCGTGGGCGCGGCCCGGGACCTGAAGAACGTCAACTGGCGCAACGGCGACCTCAAGCCCTACGCCGTGCTCTGGATCGACGCCGGCGCCCGCTGCTCCACCCGCGTCGACCTGGACAGCAATGAGAACCCCGCCTGGGATGAGAAGGTCGTCGTCCCGCTGCCCCCCGCCAGCCGCCTCCAGGACGCCGTGCTCTACCTCGACGTCGTCCACGCCAACGCCGCCGAGGGCGTCAAACCGCTCGTCGGCTCCGCCCGGCTCCCGCTCCGCGACGTCGTCGACGACGCCGGCGTCGGGGGCAAGGTGTCCAGGAACCTGAAGCTGAAGCGGCCGTCCGGTAGGCCCCAGGGGAAGCTTGACGTCCGCGTCGCCGTGAAGGAGCCGGCGAGGTACTACGAGTCCAACCCTGGCGCCTACCCGGCGCCCGCGGGGTACGGCTCCTCCCAGCCCTCCGGCCCCTACGGCGGTGGATCCTCCCGTGATGCCTATGGTGGTTACGGCGCTGGTGCGGGCGCGTACGGCGCCGCGGCGGCACCTGGAGGCTACGGCGCGTACGCCGTGGCGGCGCCACCGTCTGGGTACCCCGGCTATGCCTCCACCGCGCAGGCTCCCCAGGCCGCAGCACCGTACGGCTCTGCTCCACCGCCCTACGGCGCCGCACCGCCGACACAGGGAGCAGGCGCATATGGCTCCTCTGCTCCGGCTTACGGCGAAGCGCAGCCAGCTCAGGCGGCGGGGTACGGGTCTGCCGCGCCGGCGTACGGCACGACGGGGGTGCCCCTGGACCAGAGCggcgggaagaagaagaaggggatggGCATGGCTGGCGGGCTGGCGGTGGGCGCGGCTGCGGGCGTGCTTGGCGGGCTGGCGCTGGCGGGCGGGGCGAGCTACGTGGAGCACAAGATCGAGGACCGCGTGACGGAGCGCGTGGAGGAGGACATGTACGGCGGCGACTACTAG